Part of the Arachis hypogaea cultivar Tifrunner chromosome 6, arahy.Tifrunner.gnm2.J5K5, whole genome shotgun sequence genome, ATGGGAAGGGAAAAAAGATTCTTCAAATTTAGAAACTGGGGAGTGTGAATGTAACGACACTATAATTAATCACTCATATTATGTAGAGCTTAATtttaccaaggttctgaaaaagGGATCATCATTAAATTGATAAACAAATCCGTCATTAAATTAATAAAGTTAgagttcaaaaatttaaaaatttaattaaaatcaaatcgatcataataaaataatatatttttatgtaaaatatataatttgctttaaaaaaaattgtattttattattttaaatcggTTAACtactaaaaaatacaaatttcatTAATTAACTTAtatatactaatcaaatttttttgttctttgatttatttgttgccaattatttttttacttagacagaattaatttaataattgatttttaattaattcgATTAAACCAATTGATTCGATCTAATTCTCAAAACTATAATTTGAGTAAcgacagtataaaatattttatatatttattaattatatctatttttataattatttgtattatcaattattaatataaaaaataataatttttattgatttgttATTATCTAATTacgtattaaattttttttataatgtatattaaaattacttCTACTATATATTATTGCTATTGATGCATTGGTTTTTATTATCTCTTGTGTAGCATTGATCTGATGAGTGATCACATTAACTTTAGGGAGGGATGGGATAATTCTTGAATATATATAATATCCAAGAAAGCTTACTTTATCCAAAAGAGGAGGGATTCTTACACATCATATTAGCAAACTGTATGAAGGGGGAAGACAGAGAATGTCAACTTGAAAATACTAGAAGCTAGGGAATATGATAAAGTGTGTGTATGCGGTTGGTTTGATATTGATATTGTGAGACTTCTCATTGTTCATGCCTAATTAAGGGCGGGAATGGGCTTAGAGATCCATATCTTGTCACAGATTTAATTTGTGTAAAATAGTTAGGTAATTGGACTCAATGAGTCAATAATATACGAATCTAGAGaaattcacaaagcaattaatgTGGTTATCCAAAACACTTAACGGGTTTCTAGTTGATAAGCAAAAGATAAAATATTCgggttgttattttatttttgagtatttattcattttaatttttaaaaaaatttagactaaatactttaattttcaactaaaataaattaatttattagtttctAACATTTAATTTCGTAAATCGTATTGATTTTTAACGGTCTATTTTATTCTGTCAATTTATAATGAAACTATTCTACgcttttgaattttaatatgGAGGCACAACTGGTGCTAGACGCTGATATGGGGAGGAGGGGTGCTTGACATTGGGGTCGTGTTAGGGAAAATAGAAGTCGGACCATGCAACTGGAAAGACGCAACTCGGACCGTGTGAGTTCCTACTGCCAAagcggaccgtccgatttgttgCCAATCCCACCCACGTGTCGTTGGCCAGGTGCTCCCCAGTACGGTGCCCATTTAACATAACCATCCCCCTCTATTGCATGCGTATCAAGAATTTCACTTTTCCTTTCCTCCTCAGCCAGCTTCGAAGCCTTTATCTTTTTTCTCTCTCAACCATTTCTGCTCATCTCTTTGAACTCAAAAAAACTCAAATGTTAAAGAAATCAAAATCTAGAAATGTTGATCGTCCAGAATTTCACATTGTAAAATATATCGGCTATTctgattatgtaagtttatttgttaatttttttttatattttagaattatatttgttatgtttagaaatttaattataattatgattGTTAGGAGTTAAACTGAAAGATATATATGTGAGTTAGTGTATAGTTTTattcacaaaaatttaaaaataaatgtttaaACTTGGTTCTTGCTTCTATGTTTGTAATATAATggatagttaaaaaaaaaatttcgaaattttttggTTGTAATGTATTAGAAGAATTAGTAGTAGTAGTTCCCGGTTAGTTAATTATTGTAGAAAGTTAGTAATATATACTTTAATAATAGTTAGAAAAATATATATGTCTAATAGTTGATTGTTGTTTAGTTGATAACTgttctaattaaatttaaaaatagaggaATATGTATGTAAATAATAGTTAGATTAGTGGatttaaacataattaatttttgtttagaattttttttcgaATATGAATAGATCAGTATTAAGAATGATGAGgtctttataaatttttgtaattttatttgaaattagagTAAAATAGttaattgttataattaattgtaaaaatttatggttatatgtttaaataatagttACATGTGTGTTTCAAtgtaagtaattattttttagaatttttttcagTATAATAGATTAGTATTAAGAAGGAGTTGTTTATATTTTTTCAGTATAATATATTTCCATTTTTTTGTAGTAATTACTTCTTTATTGGTAGCCTTTTAATAGACAGAAATatgttaaaattaaagataaaaatgttAGTACTTAGTAAATCGGATTCAATATAagtataattagattttttatatttatgtatgaTAGTTGTGTAATTTGAATCGTGATTTTGCTATGCTTTTGTAGGGTTCACGGATGTTGACCTGTGATCACACTGTCCCTCCGAATCGGTATAATGAGAGAGCGGAAAAGCATTTACGATTAACCGGGTTTTACCATGTCACCCAGATTGGAGTGGTGCAATGTCAGAAAGCGCTGATAAATGCTTTAGTGGAAAGGTGGCACCCGGATACACATACCTTTCACCTTTCGGTTGGTGAATGTGCGGTGACACTGAAAGATGTGGCTATGATATTTGGTCTTTCGACTGATGGTCTTCCAGTGACAGGGATGACTTTGAGCAGTTTTGACGGCTTAGAGGCAGAGTGTCTGCACCAATTTAGGGTCTTACTGAGAAAGTTGGATTGTCGAGGAAGCGGCATAAAACTGACGTAGCTACGGGATTTAAAAGAAAGGTTACAGTTGACTGATGAGAACAGTATACAGGTGTACGTTAAGGTTCACATCATGTTGTTGATCAGTACGATCTTGTTTGGAGACAAGGTTGGGGCATCTGTCCATTGGAAGTATCTGCCTCTGCTCAATGATTTTGCTAGTATTGGACAGTACAGTTGGGGATCAGCATGCCTAGCACACCTGTACAGGAGTTTATGCAGAGCATCACGTTTTGATTGTAAGGAAATAGATGGTCCGCTGACACTTCTACTGTGTTGGGCATGGATGCGCCTACCATATCTAGCACCGGTTCCTAAGGAACCTCGCAGTTTTCCGCTTGCAAACAGGTTAGACTATCTTACATTTACCTAGTATCTTCATGTTTAGAAACCAATTGTGTTAACGCCATGCGTCATATTAGGTGGCAAAACTGGGAGCGTGGAGACCGAGTCTATAGATTTTTTAAGCTTGCTCATTTTAGGAAGGCCTTGGATGAACTTCAGGAAGGTCAGGtgtgtttgcattgacattgtaTGTGGGTTAGGTCTAGTGATTTACTTATTTGGAATTTAATTAGTTGCTTGCTTTACTGTTGTCAGTTTGTGTGGGTTGCATATTCTGCTGACCGTGTTGATCCGGATATAGTTCCTGGGCCGACCTTTAGAAATGCGTCTTAGGTACGGGTTCGGTACGAATCGAGGACCATTATAAGAAGGCCACGTAGTAGGATTCCCTAGTGGCCTAAATCTAGCTCGATAAACACGTCTAACCTGGTCCATCTTAAAGACGTCATGCACATACACCTGCCAATCTAGGCATTGATTTGCACAACATGCAAACACATACCGGCAAGGAATCCGGTCCACTTGGAACTCACCGCAGTCACATCTTTGACGACGGAGGTCAACTGCATACTCCACTCCACTTGGCAAAATACTATTTATCTCAACATATTTTTATCTTAAACTTGACTAAATAAACTTTTTTCCAAATAATAGATTGAGTACCTGTACTCATATAGCCTGAAAATTCTGGagcatgcatggcttccaaatccaaaACACGCATGAAAGATGGCTCTTCAAAAGGCACCTCTTTCGTGAGTGCATTTGCCACGTCTGCCACATTCGGAGCCATAGTGTCgttaccttgttcttcatctctgtCTAGACCAACAACTTCGTAATTGCTTTCGAATTCTTCCTCAGTGTCACTATTGTAGTCTTCCCGTAAAATATTTCGGTCGGCCTCAGATTGTTCGAATTCGATGTACAACTCGATGAACGAGATTTGAGCACGACTTTCAATATACATcgaaaacatctcttgcatgctcgcttcgtccGTTATATATTTGTCTGAAATTGAACGAATCCACCAAATACTGGTACAAGATATCTGTACAAAATACATGATATTTTTCTAGACATCTCGGAATCTATCTTCTCATAAATCATGCCTTTAAGCTCTTCAAATGAAATTGTGAagggaataacaacatctaacgGATCTTCACAAACAAATTTTACTCCATCAGGCGTCTGcaacaaaatctgaccaaaataatacactttCAAAAAGACTCTATCATCCATTCCTATCACTcactaaaacaaaaacaaaaactttaCCAGCAACTATTTTTTTTCAACCCAACAATACAGACCCCACACcctaagaaagaagaaaagaagtcgAAGAAGATGAACAAGATCTGCTCGGCTATCTATGGTTCGGGAACCTtcacaactatatatatatatagaactcGGACCAACCGAGTTGTGAACcctaattcaaaaataatatataataataaaaacagaTGGTCCGATTTCATTTAttgtgaattaaaaaaaaaaccaaaatcttGCACAACTCGAATCATGCGACTACTATAACCTACTTCTCCAACGAACAAAACGGACCATCCGATTTATTCAATGAGAAATCGCAGAGTCCGGTTTTCATTATGTGAGTATCCTCTCCAAATAAAACGGACCATCTGATTtgcatataaattttgaaaacaaagaaTTCGAAGGGTCTGATTTCTCCACACCAATTCTAATAAAAAAGTTATCCCACATAACGGTGTAGAACCCCATCTTCCATATCCCTGTAAAGCACCTACACCCCCTCTATAACCAAAAAAATCAGCCATTATTCTATGTCTGTGTTATGTTAAATTATCACGTCAAACATTAAGTGTCACGttacaaaagagataaattaatcttgagaatttataattaatttagtcctctaaaatattcattattaaataaattagtttccaaaattatttataaaactaattagtccctAAGAATATTCATTATTAGACAAATTATGCTATAATTGCCACATTAGACCTTCTCATTGCTATTATATCTCACCCTTGTTGGTTTATATTAAGAATtcttttttacaaattattttgtcATTGCCGATCACATTAAATTCAACCTTCATGTAATTAAATGCCTCTCCATGTGTCAAGTGAGACTAAGTAAGGAGCATCTTCTCTAACATAGGAAGTTACATTGTGTGATGCATGCTACAATATACAGTAGCATATAAAATAAAGTGAATATTTTAATTAAGATTAtatgattgtctttatataaaaatatttttttattattaaatagtaattataaaatttaacttttacatgttataaaaattttatttttatcttaaaaacattattatttcttttaaatcattacttttttttataagtCATTTTTAAagtgaaaataaataaacatcattataaaaaatagttttaacaTTTTTATTGGATTAGATGTCATGGCATAAACAACAAAcaacctttttttctttcttttctacatcaagattattaaaaaaatgactcTAAGCCATCTCTTATTAGCACCACTATTATTGCTATACTGGTACTCAATTATCAAGATACATcttccttatttttctttaattattttgacTTAGTATAATGCAAATGTTATTATTACAATAATATGTATCTAGCTATATAGATTGATGCCTAGTT contains:
- the LOC112805259 gene encoding protein MAIN-LIKE 1-like — encoded protein: MLKKSKSRNVDRPEFHIVKYIGYSDYGSRMLTCDHTVPPNRYNERAEKHLRLTGFYHVTQIGVVQCQKALINALVERWHPDTHTFHLSVGECAVTLKDVAMIFGLSTDGLPVTGMTLSSFDGLEAECLHQFRVLLRKLDCRGSGIKLTTILFGDKVGASVHWKYLPLLNDFASIGQYSWGSACLAHLYRSLCRASRFDCKEIDGPLTLLLCWAWMRLPYLAPVPKEPRSFPLANRWQNWERGDRVYRFFKLAHFRKALDELQEGQFVWVAYSADRVDPDIVPGPTFRNAS